CTTTCTTTTTCTGGGAATAACTGACCGCGAAAAGTGAAAGCGTTAATATGATGAATATTTTTTTCATTGTTATTTTTTTATCCTTACCAAAGGTTTCATTGTTAAGTTATCTCCAAATATCAGCGTTAAAAACTAGCACGCAGATTCAGCAGATTTTTTTTTGCTTATTAAACCAAATGCTTCTCTTTAGCCCCGATAGCAGTGGAAATCCTTGTAAGCCGGTGTTCGGCTTACAAGATTGTAACGGATAGCGGGACGGTGCTTCCTGAAAATGCCCAATATTTCTGCTTCTAAAAAATAATATTTATTCTGTAATTGCTTTTTTATCCAGGTCTTTTCCTTTTTTAACAGCAGTTGTTACGTTATTGAAAACATTATTTTTTACAAATATATTTTTCGTGTCTTTTCCATTGGCTTCGATGAAAATATCGGTGGCGTTGAACGGAAAATTGTTGTTGATCATAATGTTCGAGGCGTTATCGATTTTGATGACCGGAACGCCTTTGAGCGGTGTCGATGAACCTACGTTGTCCAAAATCAGGTTTTTGGAATCGATGATTTTGAAAGAAGAACCCACGGTCGCATTGACTTTTACATCGTGAAATTCAACATCGGTGGCTGTGTTTACGGTAAAACCTTCCTTGCCGTCCATATTGATGTTCGAGAACGTGATGTTTTGAATTGGCATTTCAACAATTCCACGAACGAAGCCGGCTTTGTTGACATTTCCTCCCGTAACATCGCTGATGTGGATGTTTCTGAAAATTGGCGTACGCTCAGTTACCGGTTCAACTGGATTGTCTTTGTCGTAGAATAAATCTAAAATAATAGCTTCTTCCTTGATGTTTTTCATGACAATATTGTCGACGCGAATGTCTTCTACAACTCCTCCACGACCACGGGCCGATTTGATACGGATTCCTCTGTCGGTTCCGTCGAAAACGCAGTTGGAAATTGTAATTTTTTTGATTCCGCCTGACATTTCACTTCCAATTACAACTCCGCCGTGACCGCTTAACATGGTGCAGTTCGTGATCGTTACATTTTCGGTTGCTTTTCCGTATTTACGACCATCTGCATCACGACCTGATTTGATAGTGATACAGTCGTCGCCTACGCTGATATGACAGTTTGAAATGTGAACGTTGGTGCAGGACGAAGGATTGATTCCGTCTGTGTTTGGCGAATGCGGATTGTTGATTGTGATTCCGGTTACGGTTACGTTGTCGCAGAATTCAGGATTGATCGTCCAGAAAGGGGAATTTTTGAA
The Flavobacterium flavigenum genome window above contains:
- a CDS encoding glycoside hydrolase family 28 protein encodes the protein MKIKNIIIILCFLTGITSAFANDGWLNILNEGGNNKGIKCTEAIQNAIEKASKNGGGTIFFPAGEYLTGALKLKSNITIHLDSGALLKFSENFDDYLPYVEMRYEGIVMQSFSPLFYAKDVENITITGRGVIDGQGKAWWNEVYRIETAKGLIPETKYQKMWTEQNKGIVYEPYYKRTIDKHFFRPSFFQAYNCKNILIEGVTFKNSPFWTINPEFCDNVTVTGITINNPHSPNTDGINPSSCTNVHISNCHISVGDDCITIKSGRDADGRKYGKATENVTITNCTMLSGHGGVVIGSEMSGGIKKITISNCVFDGTDRGIRIKSARGRGGVVEDIRVDNIVMKNIKEEAIILDLFYDKDNPVEPVTERTPIFRNIHISDVTGGNVNKAGFVRGIVEMPIQNITFSNINMDGKEGFTVNTATDVEFHDVKVNATVGSSFKIIDSKNLILDNVGSSTPLKGVPVIKIDNASNIMINNNFPFNATDIFIEANGKDTKNIFVKNNVFNNVTTAVKKGKDLDKKAITE